From a region of the Ktedonobacterales bacterium genome:
- a CDS encoding aldehyde dehydrogenase family protein, with product MPDTYKNYIKGRWVEARSGRTFENRNPANGELLGLFPDSGAEDVNDAAAAARAAFTSWRVYPAPKRGEILFRFGQLLAAHKDEIARLMTMEMGKVLKEAGGDVQEGIDMAFYMGGEGRRLFGFVTPVELPNKSGMAVRDPIGVVGVITPWNFPIAIPSWKMLAALICGNTIVFKPAKDTPLCATKFVELLTEAGVPEGVVNLVHGSGPNVGMPIVQHPDVDVITFTGSNETGREVNVEAARRIKRVSLELGGKNAIMVMDDADLDLAVDGILWSAFGTSGQRCTAASRVIAHRGVRRELEERLVARASALRLGDGLLPTTDVGPVINEAAIKRIDSYTQIARQEGAAVLVGGAIAREGELAKGSFYRPTLYSNVRPEMRVAQEEIFGPCTSIIEVASLEEAIQVNNGVAYGLSSSLYTQDINAVQRAMRDVTSGILYINAGTIGAEIQLPFGGTRGTGNGHREAGLGAIETFTEWKSIYIDYSGKLQRAQIDA from the coding sequence ATGCCTGATACCTACAAAAACTATATCAAGGGCCGCTGGGTGGAGGCGCGCTCCGGGCGCACCTTTGAGAACCGCAATCCGGCCAACGGCGAACTGCTGGGACTCTTCCCCGACAGCGGCGCGGAAGACGTGAATGACGCCGCTGCCGCTGCGCGCGCCGCTTTCACTTCCTGGCGCGTGTATCCCGCGCCCAAGCGGGGCGAAATCCTCTTTCGCTTCGGCCAATTGCTGGCGGCGCACAAAGACGAGATCGCCCGGCTGATGACAATGGAGATGGGCAAGGTCTTGAAAGAGGCGGGCGGCGACGTGCAAGAGGGCATTGACATGGCCTTTTACATGGGCGGCGAGGGTCGGCGGCTCTTTGGCTTCGTGACGCCTGTGGAACTCCCCAATAAATCGGGCATGGCTGTGCGCGATCCAATTGGCGTGGTCGGCGTGATCACTCCCTGGAACTTTCCCATCGCTATTCCTTCGTGGAAGATGCTGGCGGCGCTGATCTGCGGCAATACCATCGTCTTTAAGCCTGCCAAAGATACGCCGTTGTGCGCGACAAAGTTTGTCGAGCTTTTAACCGAGGCGGGCGTGCCGGAGGGCGTGGTCAATCTGGTGCATGGCTCTGGCCCGAACGTCGGGATGCCTATTGTGCAGCACCCTGACGTGGATGTGATTACCTTCACCGGCTCCAACGAGACGGGGCGCGAGGTGAACGTCGAGGCGGCCAGACGCATCAAGCGCGTTTCGCTGGAGCTTGGCGGCAAGAACGCGATCATGGTGATGGACGACGCCGACCTGGACCTGGCGGTTGATGGCATCCTCTGGAGCGCCTTTGGCACCAGCGGCCAACGCTGCACCGCCGCCAGCCGCGTCATCGCGCATAGGGGCGTCCGCCGTGAACTGGAGGAGCGGCTGGTCGCCCGCGCTTCGGCGCTGCGGCTGGGCGATGGCCTGCTGCCAACGACGGATGTTGGCCCGGTGATTAACGAGGCGGCGATCAAGCGCATTGATAGCTATACTCAGATTGCTCGTCAGGAGGGCGCAGCGGTCCTGGTTGGCGGCGCGATTGCCCGCGAGGGCGAATTGGCGAAAGGCAGCTTCTATCGCCCCACGCTGTACAGCAATGTCCGGCCAGAGATGCGCGTGGCCCAGGAAGAGATTTTCGGTCCCTGCACCTCGATAATCGAGGTTGCCAGCCTGGAAGAAGCCATTCAGGTCAATAACGGTGTGGCCTATGGCCTGTCCAGTTCGCTCTATACCCAGGACATCAACGCTGTGCAGCGGGCGATGCGCGATGTGACCAGCGGCATTCTCTACATCAACGCCGGAACCATCGGCGCGGAGATTCAACTGCCCTTCGGCGGGACGCGCGGCACCGGCAACGGCCACCGCGAGGCTGGGCTGGGCGCTATCGAGACGTTCACCGAATGGAAGAGCATCTATATTGACTACAGCGGCAAGCTGCAACGCGCACAGATTGATGCCTGA
- a CDS encoding protein kinase, with product MADRIGQQLGDYRLIRLIGKGALAEVYLGEHAQEGTQAAVKVFHKRLEGEDAERFQEEALRVARLNHPHIARIFGYAVEEGVPFLAMDYAPNGALRSRFPRGDPQAPGAILPYVWQVADALHYAHGQHLVHRDVRPENMLLDARNEVLLSDFGIGAALQSSSYQMAQEIVGTATYMAPEQIEGQARPASDQYALAAIIYEWLCGVPPFEGSAKEVMAKHLFTEPLSLHGRVRTISPAIEAVIMGALSKDPADRFPSAQSFAAAFDEACQAVPVLLFMAPRVIEPPEPEDEELAESTQTMSAMQAAPDEPDAPAVLDVPAAPVLPIILAPPPSSAVSPSANPARWPMNPEPIVVTPKPSFSGPGAPPAGEPPPPFDKVTRGASWREVNWMPPATRDPAPLFQPLEEPRPLISRRTILIGGVAGLTVIAGALTWMQISQPRGAAPGSVGPATTNTPRVTPKPARTPTPKPASLGTTLFTYHGHSGFLRGVSWSPDGKRIASASDDHTAQVWDAFSGEQPLTYKGHSREVMAVAWSPSGKLIASGGKDQTLKVWDAITGKTLHSFDFGHWVMALAWSPDGKHLAAGSWDYTVQVWNTTTWKRVHNLNAPGWVNALAWSSDNIHLVSGDGAKVAVVWNISTGGKILTYRRHTAAVLAVAWAPVGNQIASGADLPDTTVQYWNRLNGARLWSAKMETPATSLAWSPDGKRLAAGGGSASLLNPATGAQLFTYQGDGSALAWSPDGKYIASGGQPTTVQVWQAI from the coding sequence ATGGCTGATCGTATCGGGCAACAGCTTGGTGATTATCGGTTGATTCGTTTGATAGGCAAGGGCGCTTTGGCGGAAGTCTATCTAGGCGAACACGCGCAAGAAGGCACGCAGGCCGCCGTCAAGGTATTTCATAAACGCCTGGAGGGCGAGGATGCGGAGCGTTTTCAAGAGGAGGCCCTCCGCGTGGCGCGCCTGAATCATCCGCATATCGCGCGCATCTTCGGGTATGCCGTTGAGGAGGGCGTGCCGTTTCTGGCGATGGACTACGCCCCCAACGGCGCCCTGCGCAGCCGGTTTCCCAGGGGCGATCCCCAGGCTCCGGGCGCGATTCTGCCCTACGTGTGGCAGGTGGCCGATGCCCTGCACTATGCTCACGGCCAGCATCTGGTTCATCGAGATGTCAGACCAGAAAATATGCTGCTTGACGCGCGCAACGAGGTCTTGCTCAGCGACTTTGGCATTGGGGCGGCCTTGCAGAGTTCGAGCTATCAGATGGCCCAGGAAATTGTTGGGACGGCAACCTACATGGCCCCGGAACAGATTGAAGGGCAGGCCCGCCCGGCCAGCGATCAATATGCCCTGGCGGCTATTATTTACGAGTGGCTGTGCGGCGTGCCTCCCTTCGAGGGGTCAGCCAAGGAAGTGATGGCAAAGCATCTCTTTACCGAGCCGCTTTCCCTGCATGGACGTGTGCGAACGATCTCCCCGGCGATAGAAGCGGTCATCATGGGGGCGCTCTCCAAAGACCCGGCGGATCGGTTCCCCAGCGCCCAGTCGTTTGCCGCTGCTTTTGATGAAGCCTGCCAGGCGGTGCCGGTGCTGCTGTTTATGGCCCCACGAGTGATTGAACCGCCTGAGCCAGAGGATGAGGAACTGGCTGAATCCACACAAACCATGTCCGCTATGCAAGCCGCGCCAGACGAGCCAGACGCGCCTGCTGTGTTGGATGTGCCAGCCGCGCCGGTTCTGCCGATTATACTGGCCCCGCCGCCTTCCAGCGCGGTTTCGCCTTCGGCGAATCCAGCAAGATGGCCCATGAACCCGGAACCTATCGTGGTCACGCCGAAGCCGTCGTTCTCTGGCCCTGGCGCTCCTCCTGCTGGCGAGCCTCCGCCCCCGTTCGACAAGGTAACGCGGGGAGCCTCCTGGCGCGAAGTCAACTGGATGCCGCCCGCCACACGTGATCCAGCGCCGCTGTTCCAGCCGCTGGAGGAGCCTCGCCCGCTTATTTCGCGGCGCACTATCCTCATTGGAGGCGTGGCGGGCCTGACGGTGATTGCTGGCGCGCTGACCTGGATGCAGATCAGCCAGCCGCGTGGCGCTGCGCCTGGCTCGGTCGGCCCGGCCACCACCAACACGCCCAGGGTGACGCCAAAGCCTGCCCGCACCCCGACGCCGAAGCCTGCTTCCCTGGGCACGACGCTTTTCACCTATCACGGCCATTCCGGCTTTCTGCGCGGCGTTTCCTGGTCGCCCGATGGCAAACGTATCGCCTCGGCAAGCGATGACCACACCGCCCAGGTTTGGGATGCCTTCAGTGGGGAGCAGCCGCTGACCTACAAGGGCCACAGCCGCGAGGTAATGGCTGTCGCCTGGTCGCCCTCCGGCAAATTGATCGCTTCAGGGGGCAAGGATCAAACGCTGAAGGTTTGGGACGCGATTACCGGCAAGACCCTGCACAGCTTTGATTTTGGACACTGGGTCATGGCCCTGGCCTGGTCGCCTGACGGCAAGCATCTGGCAGCCGGAAGCTGGGATTATACGGTGCAGGTGTGGAATACAACGACCTGGAAGCGCGTCCACAACCTCAACGCGCCCGGATGGGTCAACGCGCTGGCGTGGTCCTCGGATAACATCCACCTTGTCTCTGGCGACGGCGCGAAAGTGGCTGTCGTCTGGAATATTTCCACAGGCGGCAAGATTCTCACATACCGACGCCACACCGCCGCTGTCCTTGCTGTGGCCTGGGCGCCCGTTGGCAATCAGATTGCATCTGGCGCAGACCTTCCCGATACGACGGTGCAATACTGGAATCGCTTGAACGGAGCGCGGCTCTGGAGCGCAAAGATGGAAACGCCTGCAACTTCGCTGGCGTGGTCGCCCGATGGGAAGCGGCTGGCTGCGGGCGGCGGCAGTGCCTCTCTGCTGAATCCCGCGACGGGAGCGCAGCTTTTCACCTATCAGGGAGACGGCTCGGCGCTGGCCTGGTCGCCTGATGGGAAGTATATCGCCTCTGGCGGCCAGCCGACCACTGTGCAGGTCTGGCAAGCGATATAG
- a CDS encoding protein kinase → MAASLFCPQCGAMNPPEEKTCFACGHSLADPTPAAMSAPMGQRLIRQRYRLLRQIGVGGFGAVYKAEDTALGNRLVAVKEMSAGGLTSEEQREATEAVHQEALLLARLSHPNLPRIYEQFEEAGRWCLVMEFIEGQSLDDYLAQQGGRLPVAEALQIGLQLTKVLGYLHSRQPPIVFRDLKPSNVMRTPDGQVYLIDFGIARLFKPGQQKDTMAFGSPGYAAPEQYGKAQTTPRSDVFSLGALLHHLLTGNDPSETPFRFKPLTMPRPAGLSTLIQRMVDLDTARRPATMELVRHDLERMASDQAPWRTEDAGLAQSGVYITPASAQATGGYPRLAPAPPSWQGQNAFQPVQGGPVLQPPPTKQKSKNWGWVMIIVLASCVLCPALFGLINHTNTYTSTYPSDPFPNGDGYDYTPNTYTPVTSDFVPVYALSWSPDGHQIASGGADGKIAICQIAHSCNQPTNFSTNLAAVITLDWSPDGQYIAVAGDAGKVQIWRASGNLVKSFSASSAHINALSWASDSKHLALASQDGTMQVVDALTGGDPVVYQSGGDPVRMVAWSPDGKYIASSRGDQTVQVWDSKTKKAAHVYHDDKGVIEVIAWSPNSKRIASSDSSRQVQVWDALTGGNHFTYTSSDGVVDAIAWSPNGRYLASGNESYTVQVWAMGNNKPLFTYTGHTSVIRAVAWSSNSERVASASYDGAVMIWDALTGKNVVAYQQP, encoded by the coding sequence ATGGCCGCTTCTCTGTTTTGCCCCCAGTGTGGGGCGATGAATCCGCCGGAAGAGAAAACCTGTTTCGCCTGTGGACATTCCCTCGCTGATCCCACGCCCGCAGCGATGAGTGCGCCAATGGGGCAGCGCCTGATCCGGCAGCGTTATCGGCTGCTGCGCCAGATTGGCGTGGGGGGTTTTGGCGCGGTCTATAAGGCTGAAGATACCGCGTTAGGGAACCGGCTGGTCGCCGTCAAAGAGATGAGCGCGGGCGGCCTGACCTCGGAGGAACAGCGCGAGGCCACCGAAGCGGTCCACCAGGAAGCTTTGCTGCTGGCCCGGCTGTCGCATCCCAACCTGCCGCGCATCTACGAGCAGTTCGAGGAAGCCGGGCGCTGGTGTCTGGTGATGGAGTTCATCGAGGGCCAGTCGTTGGATGACTATCTGGCGCAGCAGGGCGGACGCCTGCCAGTAGCCGAGGCGCTCCAGATTGGCCTGCAACTGACGAAGGTGCTGGGCTATCTGCATAGCCGCCAGCCGCCGATTGTCTTTCGTGACCTGAAGCCATCCAACGTGATGCGCACACCTGACGGGCAGGTGTACCTGATTGACTTTGGGATTGCGCGCCTGTTCAAGCCAGGGCAGCAGAAAGATACGATGGCCTTTGGATCGCCAGGGTATGCCGCGCCGGAGCAATATGGCAAGGCGCAGACGACGCCGCGCTCGGATGTCTTCAGCCTGGGCGCGCTGCTGCATCATCTGCTTACCGGCAACGACCCGTCCGAAACGCCCTTTCGCTTCAAGCCGCTGACCATGCCCCGTCCCGCCGGGCTTTCAACCCTGATCCAGCGCATGGTTGATCTGGATACGGCCAGACGCCCGGCCACGATGGAGCTTGTCCGGCATGACCTGGAGCGTATGGCGAGCGATCAGGCGCCCTGGCGCACTGAAGACGCTGGCCTGGCTCAGTCGGGTGTGTATATCACGCCTGCGAGCGCGCAAGCTACAGGCGGCTATCCGCGCCTGGCCCCTGCGCCCCCTTCCTGGCAGGGCCAGAACGCCTTCCAGCCTGTTCAGGGCGGGCCAGTGCTGCAACCGCCCCCAACTAAGCAGAAAAGCAAGAACTGGGGGTGGGTGATGATTATCGTGCTGGCAAGCTGTGTTCTTTGCCCGGCCTTGTTTGGCCTCATAAATCATACCAATACATATACGTCTACATATCCATCAGACCCGTTCCCGAACGGGGACGGGTACGATTATACCCCCAACACTTACACGCCAGTTACCTCTGATTTCGTACCAGTCTACGCGCTGTCCTGGTCGCCCGACGGCCACCAGATCGCCTCCGGTGGAGCCGATGGCAAGATTGCCATCTGTCAAATAGCCCACTCCTGCAATCAGCCGACTAATTTTAGCACGAACCTCGCTGCGGTCATCACTCTGGATTGGTCGCCAGATGGTCAGTATATCGCCGTAGCGGGCGATGCAGGTAAGGTGCAAATCTGGCGAGCGAGCGGAAACCTTGTCAAAAGCTTCAGTGCCTCCTCTGCTCATATTAACGCGCTCTCCTGGGCCTCCGATAGTAAACACCTTGCCCTGGCGAGCCAGGATGGGACAATGCAGGTTGTTGATGCGCTGACTGGAGGCGATCCCGTTGTCTACCAGTCGGGTGGCGATCCAGTAAGGATGGTGGCGTGGTCGCCAGATGGCAAGTATATCGCCTCCTCCAGAGGCGATCAAACGGTGCAGGTCTGGGACAGCAAGACGAAGAAAGCTGCCCATGTCTATCATGACGACAAGGGGGTGATAGAAGTCATCGCCTGGTCCCCCAATAGCAAGCGAATTGCATCGTCCGATTCCTCCCGTCAAGTTCAGGTCTGGGATGCTCTGACAGGCGGCAATCACTTTACCTACACAAGTTCCGACGGTGTGGTCGATGCGATTGCCTGGTCGCCCAATGGCCGCTATCTGGCTTCGGGGAATGAAAGTTATACTGTACAGGTATGGGCGATGGGCAACAATAAGCCGCTCTTCACCTACACTGGGCATACAAGCGTTATCCGCGCAGTAGCCTGGTCGTCTAATAGCGAGCGTGTCGCTTCGGCAAGTTATGATGGAGCGGTGATGATTTGGGATGCCCTGACCGGAAAGAATGTCGTTGCGTATCAGCAGCCCTAG
- a CDS encoding antibiotic biosynthesis monooxygenase family protein codes for MFIAVTRVKLPKEPMQRMAEGFRRNAPDLKGFPGFLGLELWTNEDTLEAVSRWESREAMEAYSKSGMFQAHHGRETGAGAQGPGAGQVEYYTGETLV; via the coding sequence ATGTTTATTGCGGTGACACGAGTCAAGCTCCCGAAGGAGCCAATGCAGCGGATGGCAGAGGGTTTCAGGAGGAACGCGCCTGATCTGAAGGGGTTCCCTGGTTTCCTGGGCCTGGAACTGTGGACTAATGAGGACACTCTGGAGGCGGTTTCGCGCTGGGAGTCGCGGGAGGCGATGGAAGCCTACAGCAAGAGCGGCATGTTCCAGGCGCATCACGGGCGGGAAACGGGCGCTGGCGCTCAGGGGCCAGGCGCGGGCCAGGTAGAGTATTACACGGGCGAGACGCTGGTGTAA
- a CDS encoding helicase-related protein yields MIDPLVEDAGRLFEAGFMLGVIRALGTLPTPPPALEFYRAQRESYPLPQVIDRFVRRVPSLSVRDAGRVLARYYLFKGHVSGLTFLNEYLDALVAQAGEGTRKQERARRELQVRYWQCSLQGRNRLEEPSEQARDEQYTCWLEQLGVPLSAIWEAERKGGGFLNADLLLWVQHAHNTRHDILVIDTSIATAGSRHLATDLTIGGELLRMLERDVSYLAEKGAFSRLAIETGAETGPLFTRQLVPYFTAFASSDKESSKLIQAASYAQSFYHFVRRSNLLQPDAPLSFHVVGYSGRGISSMTLRPDQEEVLEACAETYRRGKYDQPELEQAARLEEARKRVFQVIQRKTALLFQDGKTFMQKLTEQLPASGGIEHTETLAGLFQNTTMLPPEATLRRYDLAPADLVRHSKSGVPDTRAAHAELVWRALESGRRYLFLTGNPGIGKTTTIATYLKKRCHEEGYLLLYASPRKAVNRDILEKFKAAPQEASNGAEAFYSDQFLGLSANAALIRSAGGRPTVEYVGASARLPLQPRGVQFLSSEAVERLNQNPAAGGQRRLAQVAEDTLRDKGMQGAGVVKSICTAIGAALSTTQPNALAAALAIQALKRDDQGRDTLEHLREIFGSAYSRKDNRFLPDQMCALAATTRHIIIMIDEITGDDSGYEFFRRVAEWLKELRLEQYGFRTTIIVSDASITGVEVARAHFALDQREPDARKIYLTTTPHHQDQAAEAVSLLPFSFEQEGADDAYLVNSNSYPASTLHLRYQVCLDTLELSDELTRTEQRELLSSWRTQRRIDQCIVQDVCSLLEKRDNEEQIIVYVQDKGRLQGIIEAIRKQQEQVGKTFTRHEHYVEIHADSSESERAFIERAEDRDRFAIVFMTSSASRGLTFSKARHILVDVARFNIETNLMEIIQVLYRGRGGSYDLGEKHVTFYLSDRVVIHPDRRESCLREGLMSLMTMLSLLKMCVMTRIAGAAPLRDRAVSLIPIGGNRSLAPGKPTTMMLLPSSALCASRCAERAAMTGR; encoded by the coding sequence ATGATTGATCCACTGGTTGAGGACGCCGGGCGTCTTTTTGAGGCCGGATTTATGCTGGGGGTCATTCGCGCGCTGGGGACGCTTCCCACGCCACCACCAGCCCTGGAGTTCTATCGGGCACAGCGAGAGAGCTATCCGCTCCCCCAGGTTATTGATCGCTTTGTCCGCCGGGTGCCATCCCTGAGCGTGCGCGATGCCGGGCGGGTACTGGCGCGCTACTACCTGTTCAAAGGCCACGTCTCTGGCCTGACTTTCTTGAATGAGTACCTGGATGCGCTGGTCGCCCAGGCAGGCGAAGGGACACGCAAACAAGAACGTGCCAGGCGCGAGCTACAGGTGCGCTATTGGCAGTGCTCGCTTCAGGGACGCAATCGGTTGGAGGAACCTTCAGAGCAAGCACGGGACGAGCAATATACCTGCTGGTTGGAGCAGCTTGGCGTACCGCTCAGCGCCATCTGGGAGGCGGAGCGGAAGGGTGGCGGCTTCCTCAATGCAGACCTGCTGCTCTGGGTGCAGCATGCTCACAACACGCGCCATGATATTCTCGTGATAGACACCTCTATCGCTACAGCCGGAAGCCGCCACCTCGCCACCGACCTGACGATTGGCGGGGAACTGCTGCGCATGCTGGAACGCGATGTCAGCTATCTCGCGGAAAAAGGAGCCTTTTCCCGGCTTGCCATCGAGACGGGCGCCGAAACTGGCCCGCTGTTCACCCGGCAGCTTGTGCCGTATTTTACGGCCTTTGCTAGCAGCGATAAGGAAAGCTCCAAGCTGATCCAGGCCGCCAGCTATGCCCAGAGCTTTTATCACTTTGTTCGTCGTTCCAACCTGCTGCAACCTGATGCGCCCCTCTCCTTTCACGTCGTTGGCTATTCTGGGCGCGGCATCAGCAGTATGACCCTGCGCCCAGATCAGGAGGAAGTGCTGGAGGCATGCGCCGAAACCTACCGCCGGGGAAAATATGACCAGCCTGAACTGGAGCAAGCAGCACGTCTGGAAGAGGCACGCAAGCGGGTCTTTCAGGTCATTCAACGCAAAACGGCGCTGCTCTTTCAGGATGGCAAGACGTTTATGCAGAAGCTGACCGAGCAGCTTCCCGCCAGCGGCGGTATCGAACACACCGAGACTCTGGCCGGATTGTTTCAGAACACAACCATGCTCCCCCCAGAGGCAACCCTGCGCCGCTATGATCTAGCCCCGGCAGACCTGGTGCGACACAGCAAAAGCGGCGTCCCGGATACGCGCGCGGCGCATGCCGAACTGGTCTGGCGTGCCCTGGAATCTGGACGCCGCTACCTCTTCTTGACTGGCAACCCCGGCATCGGCAAGACAACGACGATTGCCACCTATCTGAAAAAACGCTGCCACGAGGAAGGTTATCTCCTGCTCTACGCCAGCCCGCGCAAAGCCGTCAATCGTGATATTCTGGAAAAATTCAAAGCAGCGCCCCAGGAGGCAAGCAATGGCGCAGAAGCATTTTACAGCGATCAGTTTCTTGGGCTGAGCGCCAACGCCGCTTTGATCCGCAGTGCCGGTGGTCGGCCCACCGTCGAGTATGTCGGCGCTTCGGCGCGCCTGCCGCTTCAACCTCGTGGGGTGCAGTTTCTTTCCAGCGAAGCGGTCGAGCGTCTGAACCAGAATCCCGCCGCTGGTGGGCAGAGGCGATTGGCGCAGGTGGCTGAGGATACGCTGCGCGACAAAGGCATGCAGGGGGCTGGAGTCGTGAAGAGTATTTGTACTGCCATTGGCGCCGCGCTAAGTACCACACAGCCCAATGCCCTTGCCGCTGCACTGGCTATTCAGGCCCTCAAACGCGACGACCAGGGCCGCGACACGCTGGAACACCTCCGCGAAATCTTTGGCAGCGCCTACAGCCGTAAGGATAACCGCTTTCTCCCTGACCAGATGTGCGCGCTGGCAGCGACGACCCGGCATATCATTATCATGATTGATGAGATTACGGGGGATGACTCTGGCTACGAGTTCTTCCGGCGCGTGGCCGAATGGCTGAAGGAGCTGCGCCTGGAGCAGTATGGCTTTCGCACGACCATCATCGTTTCCGATGCCTCCATTACCGGCGTCGAGGTGGCGCGTGCGCATTTCGCGCTCGACCAGCGCGAGCCGGACGCCCGGAAAATCTACCTGACCACAACGCCCCACCATCAGGATCAGGCTGCGGAAGCCGTTTCGCTGCTTCCCTTCAGCTTCGAGCAGGAGGGCGCGGACGATGCCTATCTGGTCAACAGCAACTCCTATCCAGCCAGCACGCTGCATCTGCGCTATCAGGTCTGCCTGGATACCCTGGAACTGTCGGATGAGCTGACACGCACCGAACAGCGTGAACTGCTTTCAAGCTGGAGGACGCAGCGGCGCATCGATCAGTGCATCGTTCAGGATGTTTGCTCACTCCTGGAGAAGCGGGACAACGAAGAGCAAATCATCGTGTATGTCCAGGATAAAGGGCGGCTGCAAGGCATCATTGAAGCTATCCGCAAGCAGCAAGAGCAGGTCGGGAAAACCTTTACCAGGCACGAACACTACGTCGAGATTCACGCCGATAGCTCAGAGAGCGAGCGCGCTTTTATCGAGCGAGCGGAGGACCGTGACCGTTTCGCCATCGTGTTCATGACGTCTTCGGCCAGCCGGGGGCTGACCTTCTCCAAAGCCAGGCATATCCTGGTGGACGTAGCGCGTTTCAATATCGAAACCAACTTGATGGAGATTATCCAGGTTCTCTATCGCGGGCGCGGTGGCTCCTACGACCTGGGAGAGAAACACGTGACCTTCTACCTGTCTGATCGCGTGGTCATCCATCCAGATCGACGAGAGAGCTGTCTGCGCGAAGGACTGATGAGCCTGATGACCATGCTAAGCCTCCTCAAGATGTGTGTGATGACCCGCATTGCTGGCGCGGCGCCACTGCGAGATCGAGCAGTGAGCCTGATCCCCATCGGGGGAAATCGGTCTCTGGCGCCGGGCAAGCCTACCACCATGATGTTGCTGCCTTCGAGCGCGCTTTGCGCCAGCAGATGCGCGGAGCGCGCAGCAATGACTGGGCGCTGA
- a CDS encoding sigma-70 family RNA polymerase sigma factor has protein sequence MMKERVVEGEQDDYLAARQADFEQQFQALPAAGTAAYWQRVETFGAGALLLEVLSRCLRERLRAGARRDAERIFDVIIPHVRKTIQFWIKIFDSQTPGGINQEVAKDLASECYLALWRELANAPDTFLLKGFRKKLKWIIHHVAHTFLEQEGVWQRKGVKDPTRVPITEQDSIDVSRDEESTTGLLSLTDSHSQPFGEEEVRIDIEEFLAQLDPKSRQMFYRYFYAGYTQQEIANLLHITDKTVREHLKRIVDELRTYLGGEEESRG, from the coding sequence ATGATGAAGGAGCGAGTCGTGGAAGGCGAGCAGGACGACTATTTAGCAGCACGGCAGGCTGACTTTGAGCAGCAATTTCAGGCACTGCCAGCCGCTGGCACAGCCGCCTATTGGCAGCGCGTAGAGACATTCGGGGCAGGCGCGTTGCTCCTTGAGGTACTGAGCCGCTGCCTGCGCGAACGGTTGCGCGCGGGGGCCAGACGAGACGCAGAACGTATTTTTGATGTGATCATCCCCCACGTGCGGAAAACGATTCAATTCTGGATCAAGATATTCGACAGCCAGACCCCTGGTGGCATCAATCAAGAAGTCGCTAAGGATTTAGCATCAGAGTGTTATCTCGCGCTCTGGAGAGAACTTGCCAATGCTCCAGACACCTTCTTGCTCAAGGGCTTTCGCAAGAAGCTCAAGTGGATCATACATCATGTCGCGCATACATTCTTAGAACAAGAAGGAGTGTGGCAGCGCAAAGGGGTTAAAGACCCGACGCGCGTACCCATCACTGAACAGGACAGCATAGACGTCAGCCGAGATGAGGAAAGCACCACTGGGCTGCTCAGTCTGACTGATTCGCACAGTCAGCCCTTCGGGGAGGAAGAAGTACGTATAGATATAGAGGAGTTCCTGGCACAGCTTGATCCTAAATCACGACAGATGTTCTACAGATACTTTTATGCTGGTTATACGCAGCAGGAAATTGCCAATCTGCTTCACATCACCGACAAAACGGTGCGTGAGCATCTCAAAAGAATCGTGGACGAACTGCGCACATATCTAGGGGGCGAGGAGGAGTCACGTGGCTAA